In one window of Microtus pennsylvanicus isolate mMicPen1 chromosome 2, mMicPen1.hap1, whole genome shotgun sequence DNA:
- the Twf1 gene encoding twinfilin-1, with product MSHQTGIQASEDVKEIFARARNGKYRLLKISIENEQLVIGSCSQPSDSWEQDYDSFVLPLLEDKQPCYVLFRLDSQNAQGYEWIFIAWSPDHSHVRQKMLYAATRATLKKEFGGGHIKDEVFGTVKEDVSLHGYKKYLLSQSSPAPLTAAEEELRQIKINEVQTDVGVDTKHQTLQGVAFPISRDAFHALEKLSNKELNYVQLEIDIKNETIILANTTNTELKDLPKRIPKDSARYHFFLYKHSHEGDYLESIVFIYSMPGYTCSIRERMLYSSCKSPLLEIVERQLQMDIIRKIEIDNGDELTADFLYDEVHPKQHAHKQSFAKPKGPAGKRGIRRLIRGPAEAEATTD from the exons ATGTCCCACCAGACCGGCATCCAAG CAAGTGAAGATGTTAAAGAAATCTTTGCCAGAGCCAGAAACGGGAAATACAGACTTCTGAAAATATCTATTGAAAATG AACAGCTTGTGATTGGATCATGTAGTCAGCCTTCAGATTCCTGGGAGCAGGATTACGATTCCTTTGTTTTGCCTCTGCTGGAGGACAAGCAACCGTGCTATGTATTATTCAGGTTAGATTCTCAGAATGCCCAGGGATATGAATGGATATTCATTGCATGGTCTCCAGATCATTCTCAT GTTCGTCAAAAAATGTTGTATGCAGCAACAAGAGCAACTCTGAAGAAAGAATTTGGAGGTGGCCACATTAAAGATGAAGTATTTGGAACAGTAAAG GAAGATGTATCATTACATGGATATAAAAAGTATTTGCTGTCCCAGTCTTCGCCTGCCCCACTGACGGCAGCAGAGGAAGAATTACGACAGATTAAAATTAATGAG GTACAGACTGACGTGGGTGTAGACACAAAGCATCAGACACTACAAGGAGTGGCATTCCCTATTTCTCGAGATGCTTTCCATGCTTTGGAAAAACTGAGCAACAAAGAACTCAACTATGTACAGTTG gaaatagatataaaaaatgaaacaataatttTGGCCAACACAACAAATACAGAACTAAAAGATTTGCCAAAGAGGATTCCCAAGGATTCAGCCCGTTACCACTTCTTTCTGTATAAGCATTCTCATGAAGGAGACTACTTAGAGTCCATAG tttttatttattcaatgccGGGGTACACGTGCAGCATAAGAGAGCGGATGCTGTATTCCAGCTGCAAGAGCCCTCTGCTGGAGATCGTGGAGAGACAGTTACAGATGGACATAATCAGAAAG ATTGAGATAGACAATGGGGATGAACTGACTGCAGACTTCCTTTATGACGAAGTACATCCTAAGCAACATGCACATAAGCAGAGCTTCGCTAAACCTAAAGGTCCTGCAGGAAAGAGAGGGATCCGGAGACTGATTAGGGGtccagcagaagcagaagccactACTGATTAA